A single genomic interval of Mangifera indica cultivar Alphonso chromosome 5, CATAS_Mindica_2.1, whole genome shotgun sequence harbors:
- the LOC123215755 gene encoding PLASMODESMATA CALLOSE-BINDING PROTEIN 3-like, translating to MAAIMYLVLFLAMAGHSSALYCLCKDGVGDSTIQKAIDYACGAGADCSPILQNGACYNPNTVKDHCNYAVNSYFQKKGQASGSCDFAGAATTSANPPSNVAANCVFPSTASTTTGTGNGTGTTPTTTTTTPTTSTTPSTTTGTPNVFGGTTGTLGPTGSGTGSITDSSGGLRLSVTTYLFFSLAVASSLAGLWGLM from the exons ATGGCTGCTATAATGTATTTAGTGCTTTTCTTGGCCATGGCTGGCCATTCAA gtgcCCTATATTGTTTATGTAAAGATGGGGTAGGTGATTCAACTATTCAGAAGGCAATAGATTATGCTTGTGGAGCTGGAGCTGATTGCAGTCCAATCCTCCAAAATGGTGCTTGTTACAATCCCAACACTGTGAAAGACCACTGCAACTATGCTGTTAACAGCTATTTCCAGAAGAAGGGTCAAGCTTCTGGCAGCTGTGATTTTGCAGGCGCTGCCACAACTAGTGCCAACCCTCCTTCCA aTGTTGCAGCCAACTGTGTTTTCCCTTCAACGGCCAG CACCACCACCGGCACCGGAAACGGAACAGGCACCACACCGACCACCACTACGACAACACCAACAACATCAACCACACCTTCAACTACAACAGGCACTCCTAATGTGTTTGGTGGCACCACAGGCACGCTTGGCCCGACAGGCAGCGGCACTGGCAGCATCACCGACTCCAGTGGCGGGCTTCGCCTTTCAGTCACCACTTACTTATTTTTCTCCTTGGCTGTGGCTTCATCACTAGCAGGGCTGTGGGGCTTGATGTGA